In one Drosophila pseudoobscura strain MV-25-SWS-2005 chromosome X, UCI_Dpse_MV25, whole genome shotgun sequence genomic region, the following are encoded:
- the na gene encoding sodium leak channel non-selective protein isoform X1, producing the protein MIDRLQIRRLGAAARNKRAGGGGGGGGAGQGAAAGAAAAGAAGASGASSAGAAAAGGSGSGSGGGGGGIATSSGGGSGSFHSRSHSASGINTPATASTSSSSGNSLTPQQQQQHPHPAHAHPLTHPHHHPHPHPHPHPLHHPHPHPLHHPHPHPLHSHPHPHLRHTQQAATGSQFTFNPSPGSSPGNGLPGARQDAASALNSPTTIVNSGSGSGGGSSTLAYGMQQPLQQQQQAGGSSTTAAPSTTGLGSSQAASSGHNNGAGLGMGLGMGLAAGGIGVGVGGGGGLNLLGGIGGLGSMGGGAAAAGLGICGGISSTVGSAAITGVPPIGLGIATGIGNKIMLGRKQSLKGGEPFLADYGPEESLNESADIEWVNKLWVRRLMRLCALVSLTSVSLNTPKTFERYPSLQYITFVSDTAVTLLFTAEMIAKMHIRGVLHGEVPYLKDHWCQFDASMVSFLWISIILQIFEVLEIVPKFSYLSIMRAPRPLIMIRFLRVFLKFSMPKSRINQIFKRSSQQIYNVTLFFLFFMSLYGLLGVQFFGELKNHCVMNNTEYDLLGRPVLTINSLAIPDTFCSMDPDSGYQCSPGMRCMKMDFLSSYVIGFNGFEDIATSIFTVYQAASQEGWVFIMYRAIDSLPAWRAAFYFSTMIFFLAWLVKNVFIAVITETFNEIRVQFQQMWGARGHIQKTAASQILSGNDSGWRLVTIDDNKHGGLAPETCHAILRSPYFRMLVMTVILANGIVTATMTFKHDGRPRSVFYERYYYIELVFTCLLDLETLFKIYCLGWRGYYKHSIHKFELLLAAGTTLHIVPMFYPSGLTYFQVLRVVRLIKASPMLEGFVYKIFGPGKKLGSLIIFTMCLLIISSSISMQLFCFLCDFTKFESFPEAFMSMFQILTQEAWVEVMDETMIRTSKTLTPLVAVYFILYHLFVTLIVLSLFVAVILDNLELDEDIKKLKQLKFREQSAEIKETLPFRLRIFEKFPDSPQMTILHRIPNDFMLPKVRESFMKHFVIELETEDPSLVENCKRPMSECWESNVVFRKQKPVRIMNKTAKVRAAGSSLRKLAITHIINDSNNQRLMLGDSAMLPVVGTKGGGGLKSQGTITHSKPWRVDQKKFGSRSIRRSVRSGSIKLKQTYEHLMENGDIAAAPRANSGRARPHDLDIKLLQAKRQQAEMRRNQREEDLRENHPFFDTPLFLVPRESRFRKICQRIVHARYDARLKDPLTGKERKVQYKSLHNFLGLVTYLDWVMIFATTLSCISMMFETPNYRVMDHPTLQIAEYGFVIFMSLELALKILADGLFFTPKAYIKDVAAALDVFIYVVSTSFLCWMPLNIPTNSAAQLLMILRCVRPLRIFTLVPHMRKVVYELCRGFKEILLVSTLLILLMFIFASYGVQLYGGRLARCNDPTIPRREDCVGVFMRRVFVTKMKLTPGPDESYPAMLVPRVWANPRRFNFDNIGDAMLTLFEVLSFKGWLDVRDVLIKAVGPVHAVYIHIYIFLGCMIGLTLFVGVVIANYSENKGTALLTVDQRRWCDLKKRLKIAQPLHLPPRPDGRKIRAFTYDITQHIIFKRVIAVVVLINSMLLSITWIKGEVHTERLVIVSAVLTFVFVVEVVMKNIAFTPRGYWQSRRNRYDLLVTVAGVIWIILQTILRNDLSYFFGFMVVILRFFTITGKHTTLKMLMLTVGVSVCKSFFIIFGMFLLVFFYALAGTILFGTVKYGEGIGRRANFGSPVTGVAMLFRIVTGEDWNKIMHDCMVQPPYCTLGNNYWETDCGNFTASLIYFCTFYVIITYIVLNLLVAIIMENFSLFYSNEEDALLSYADIRNFQNTWNIVDIHQRGVIPVRRVKFILRLLKGRLECDPQKDRLLFKYMCYELDKLHNGEDVTFHDVINMLSYRSVDIRKALQLEELLAREEFEYLVEEEVAKMTIRTWLEGCLKKIRAQNASKQQNSLIAGLRATNEQPVMRPNVQEDKTPIGTADKPAISTISGAVAGTCPPTSDAFSPTFSSTENEEKDASSSAVALPHSEPIPVVATVATAPSAARHVMSVGKRAYALNRSDSTGSSAGRKFLAPTSSDPQQRSTLSDKERLHISSQQRKKNSMTTLPHAGQLGQLGKQRGGVSSDSASKSASFFAQLNSEIGQFHYPTINAAAAYGHGLDQHHHLHHHQQQQQHQHSHQHQHHGGGAGAIGSPSAMMSQMIGGSGKLLPFNNQANAVYEVHDWWQEQVLCTQTSDDEI; encoded by the exons ATGATTGACCGCCTTCAGATTCGTCGCTTGGGTGCAGCTGCTAGAAACAAAcgcgcaggaggaggaggaggaggaggcggagcagggcagggcgcagcagcaggagcagcagccgcaggagcagcaggtgCATCTGGTGCATCTagtgcaggagcagcagcagctggtggcagtggcagcggcagcggcggaggaggtggaggcatCGCCAcaagcagcggcggcggcagcggcagcttccATTCCCGTTCGCATTCGGCCAGCGGCATCAATACGCCGGCAAcggccagcaccagctcctccagcgGCAACAGCTTGACcccccagcagcaacagcagcatccacatccagcaCACGCTCATCCACTTACCCATCCGCACCACCATCCCCAcccgcatccacatccccatcccctcCATCATCCGCACCCGCATCCCCTCCACCATCCGCACCCACATCCCCTCCATtcccatccgcatccacacCTGCGGCACACGCAGCAGGCGGCGACCGGCAGCCAGTTCACCTTCAATCCATCGCCCGGCAGCAGTCCTGGCAACGGACTGCCAGGAGCTCGCCAGGATGCGGCCAGTGCGCTCAACAGTCCAACGACCATTGTGAACTCGGGCAGCgggagcggcggcggcagcagcaccctCGCCTACGGgatgcagcagccgctgcagcaacagcagcaggccggCGGCTCATCGACCACGGCGGCCCCATCCACCACGGGGCTGGGCAGCAGTCAGGCCGCCAGCAGTGGGCACAATAATGGCGCCGGGCTCGGTATGGGTCTCGGTATGGGGCTGGCCGCCGGAGGAATCGGAGTCGGTgtcggcggtggcggaggccTCAATCTGCTCGGCGGCATCGGTGGCCTTGGCAGCATGGGCGGcggtgccgccgccgccggcctGGGCATCTGCGGTGGCATTAGCAGCACTGTCGGCAGTGCGGCCATTACGGGAGTGCCGCCCATCGGCCTGGGGATTGCGACCGGCATCGGGAACAAGATCATGCTGGGGCGCAAACAGAGCCTCAAGGGCGGCGAGCCCTTCCTGGCCGACTACGGGCCGGAGGAGTCACTCAATGAGAGCGCCGACATCGAGTGGGTCAACAAGCTGTGGGTGCGCCGCCTGATGCGTCTCTGTGCCTTGGTCTCGCTGACCTCCGTATCCCTGAACACGCCCAAAACCTTCGAGCGTTACCCGTCGTTGCAGTACATCACGTTCGTCTCGGACACGGCCGTCACGCTGCTCTTCACCGCCGAAATGATAGCCAAAATGCACATCCGCGGTGTGCTCCAT GGGGAGGTGCCTTACCTGAAGGATCATTGGTGCCAGTTCGATGCTTCCATGGTGAGCTTCCTGTGGATCTCCATTATTCTTCAGATTTTCGAGGTGCTCGAGATAGTTCCCAA GTTTTCCTACCTCTCCATCATGCGTGCCCCACGGCCACTGATCATGATCCGTTTCCTGCGTGTCTTCCTTAAGTTTAGCATGCCGAAAAGTCGAATCAATCAGATCTTTAA ACGATCGAGTCAACAGATATATAATGTAACGCTGTTCTTCCTGTTCTTCATGTCCCTCTACGGACTGTTGGGCGTTCAGTTCTTTGGCGAACTGAAGAATCACTGTGTGATGAACAATACGGAGTATGATCTGCTGGGCAGACC AGTTTTGACCATAAATTCGCTGGCCATACCGGACACCTTTTGCTCCATGGATCCGGACTCGGGGTATCAGTGCTCGCCGGGTATGCGGTGCATGAAGATGGACTTTCTCAGCAGCTATGTAATTGGATTCAATGGTTTCGAGGATATTGCCACGAGTATCTTTACGGTGTACCAGGCGGCCTCGCAAGAGGGCTGGGTGTTCATCATGTACCGGGCCATAGACTCACTGCCAGCCTGGCGGGCAGCCTTTTACTTTAGCACAATGATATTCTTCCTGGCCTGGCTGGTGAAAAATGTGTTCATAGCTGTCATCACGGAGACCTTCAACGAGATACGCGTACAGTTCCAGCAGATGTGGGGCGCACGCGGTCACATCCAGAAGACGGCCGCCTCCCAGATACTGAGCGGCAACGATTCCGGCTGGCGGCTGGTCACCATCGATGACAACAAGCACGGCGGACTGGCCCCAGAGACGTGCCATGCTATACTCCGATCCCCGTACTTCCGGATGCTGGTGATGACTGTGATCCTGGCCAATGGCATTGTGACGGCCACCATGACGTTCAAGCACGATGGTCGGCCGCGTTCGGTGTTCTACGAGCGCTACTACTACATCGAGCTGGTGTTCACGTGCCTGCTCGACCTGGAGACCCTCTTCAAGATCTACTGCCTTGGCTGGCGGGGTTACTACAAGCATTCGATACACAAATTCGAACTGCTTTTGGCGGCGGGCACCACCCTGCACATTGTGCCCATGTTCTATCCGTCCGGGCTGACATACTTCCAGGTGCTGCGGGTGGTGCGACTGATCAAGGCCTCACCGATGCTGGAGGGCTTCGTCTACAAGATCTTTGGGCCGGGCAAGAAGCTCGGATCGTTGATTATCTTCACCATGTGCCTGCTGATCATCAGCTCCAGCATTTCGATGCAGTTGTTTTGCTTCCTGTGCGACTTCACCAAGTTCGAGTCGTTCCCGGAGGCGTTCATGAGCATGTTCCAGATCCTCACCCAGGAGGCCTGGGTGGAGGTAATGGACGAGACAATGATACGCACCAGCAAGACCCTCACACCGCTGGTCGCGgtctacttcatactctacCATCTGTTTGTCACCCTCATTGTGCTCAGTCTGTTCGTGGCGGTCATTTTGGATAACTTGGAGCTGGACGAGGACATCAAGAAGCTGAAGCAGCTCAAATTTCGCGAACAAAGCGCCGAGATCAAGGAGACCCTACCCTTCCGTCTGCGCATATTCGAGAAGTTCCCGGACTCCCCACAGATGACGATACTACATCGCATACCCAACGATTTTATGCTGCCCAAGGTACGTGAGAGCTTCATGAAGCACTTTGTGATCGAGCTGGAGACGGAGGATCCCTCCCTGGTGGAGAACTGCAAGCGACCCATGTCCGAGTGCTGGGAATCGAATGTTGTCTTTCGCAAGCAAAAGCCTGTGCGGATTATGAACAAGACAGCGAAGGTAAGGGCTGCCGGCAGCAGTCTCCGCAAGCTGGCCATCACGCACATCATCAA TGACAGCAACAATCAACGTTTAATGCTGGGCGACTCGGCCATGTTACCTGTGGTGGGGACCAAGGGCGGCGGTGGCCTCAAATCGCAGGGCACCATCACCCACTCGAAGCCGTGGCGCGTCGATCAAAAGAA GTTCGGCTCTCGTTCCATTCGTCGCAGCGTTCGCTCGGGCTCCATCAAGCTGAAGCAGACGTACGAGCATCTGATGGAGAACGGGGATATTGCGGCCGCCCCGAGGGCGAATTCGGGTCGGGCCAGGCCCCACGATCTGGACATTAAGCTGCTGCAGGCGAAGCGCCAGCAGGCAGAGATGCGACGCAATCAGCGGGAGGAGGATCTAAGGGAGAATCATCCGTTCTTTGATACGCCGCTGTTTCTGGTGCCGCGGGAGAGTCGCTTCCGAAAGATATGCCAGAGGATTGTCCATGCCCGCTACGATGCCAGGCTAAAGGATCCGCTGACGGGCAAGGAGCGCAAGGTCCAGTACAAGAGTTTGCA TAACTTTCTGGGCCTGGTCACGTACCTGGACTGGGTGATGATATTCGCCACGACGCTCTCCTGCATCTCGATGATGTTCGAGACGCCCAACTATCGGGTAATGGATCATCCGACGCTGCAGATAGCCGAGTATGGCTTCGTGATCTTCATGAGTCTTGAGCTGGCCCTCAAGATACTCGCCGACGGTCTGTTCTTTACGCCCAAGGCGTACATCAAGGATGTGGCAGCGGCCCTCGATGTGTTCATCTATGTGGTATCCACATCGTTCCTGTGCTGGATGCCACTCAACATACCCACCAATTCGGCAGCACAGCTCCTCATGATCCTGCGCTGTGTGCGTCCCCTGCGGATCTTCACCCTGGTGCCGCACATGCGCAAGGTCGTCTACGAGCTGTGCCGCGGCTTCAAGGAGATCCTCTTGGTATCCACGCTCCTCATACTCCTCATGTTCATCTTTGCCAGCTATGGGGTACAGCTCTATGGCGGACGGCTGGCCCGTTGCAACGATCCCACTATTCCCAGGCGAGAGGATTGCGTTGGCGTCTTTATGCGCAGGGTTTTTGTGACGAAAATGAAGCTGACACCGGGTCCCGACGAGTCCTATCCGGCCATGCTGGTGCCGCGGGTGTGGGCCAATCCCCGGCGCTTCAATTTCGACAATATCGGGGACGCCATGCTGACGCTGTTCGAGGTTCTATCCTTCAAGGGCTGGCTGGACGTTCGCGATGTTCTCATCAAGGCTGTGGGTCCG GTCCATGCCGTCTATATCCACATCTACATCTTCTTGGGCTGCATGATCGGCCTCACCCTGTTCGTGGGCGTGGTCATTGCCAATTATTCGGAGAACAAAGGCACCGCCCTGCTCACCGTCGACCAGCGACGATGGTGTGACCTCAAGAAGCGACTGAAGATTGCCCAGCCGTTGCACTTGCCGCCGCGACCCGATGGACGCAAGATCCGTGCCTTCACCTACGACATCACGCAGCACATCATCTTCAAGCGGGTGATTGCTGTCGTGGTGCTGATCAACAGCATGCTGCTCTCCATAACG TGGATCAAGGGCGAGGTGCATACGGAACGCCTGGTGATCGTCAGTGCGGTCCTGACCTTTGTCTTTGTGGTTGAGGTGGTGATGAAGAACATTGCCTTTACACCGCGTGGCTATTGGCAATCTAGGCGCAATCGATATGATCTACTCGTCACCGTTGCCGGCGTCATTTGGATTATATTGCAGACGATATTGAGG AACGATCTGTCGTACTTCTTTGGCTTCATGGTGGTCATCCTGCGCTTCTTCACCATCACCGGCAAGCACACCACACTGAAGATGCTCATGTTGACCGTGGGCGTGTCTGTATGCAAGTCCTTCTTCATTATTTTTGGCATGTTTCTGCTGGTATTCTTCTATGCGCTGGCCGGGACCATACTCTTTG GCACCGTGAAGTACGGCGAGGGCATTGGAAGGCGGGCAAATTTCGGTTCACCTGTGACCGGGGTGGCCATGCTCTTTCGGATTGTCACCGGCGAGGATTGGAACAAAATCATGCACGACTGTATGGTCCAGCCGCCGTACTGTACTCTGGGTAACAACTATTGGGAGACGGATTGTGGCAATTTTACGGCCAGTCTGATATACTTTTGCACCTTCTACGTGATCATTACGTACATTGTGCTCAATCTTTTAGTGG CTATTATCATGGAGAACTTTTCGCTGTTCTACTCGAATGAAGAGGACGCATTGCTCTCGTATGCGGATATACGCAATTTTCAGAACACCTGGAACATTGTCGACATTCATCAGCGGGGCGTGATACCCGTGCGGCGCGTGAAGTTCATACTGCGCCTGCTCAAGGGTCGACTCGAGTGCGATCCGCAAAAGGATCGCCTGCTGTTCAAGTATATGTGCTATGAGCTGGACAAGCTGCACAATGGCGAGGATGTCACCTTCCACGATGTCATCAA CATGCTGAGTTATCGCTCGGTGGACATACGCAAGGCtctgcagctggaggagctgtTGGCGCGCGAGGAGTTCGAGTAcctggtggaggaggaggtggccaAAATGACCATACGCACCTGGCTGGAGGGTTGCCTCAAAAAGATACGGGCCCAAAATGCCAGC AAGCAGCAAAACTCGTTGATTGCTGGACTGAGGGCCACCAATGAGCAGCCCGTGATGCGGCCGAATGTACAGGAGGATAAGACGCCCATTGGGACGGCGGATAAGCCGGCCATCAGCACAATAAGCGGAGCAGTGGCGGGCACGTGTCCGCCGACCAGCGATGCCTTCTCGCCGACCTTCAGCTCGACGGAGAATGAGGAGAAGGATGCCAGCAGCAGTGCCGTGGCGCTGCCACACTCGGAGCCGATTCCCGTTGTGGCCACGGTGGCGACAGCCCCGTCGGCAGCCCGTCACGTGATGTCGGTGGGCAAGCGGGCCTATGCCCTCAATCGTTCCGACTCAACGGGCAGTTCGGCGGGTCGCAAGTTCCTGGCACCCACCTCCAGTGATCCGCAGCAGCGCTCAACGCTGAGCGACAAGGAGCGGCTGCACatcagcagccagcagcggaAGAAGAACTCGATGACCACACTGCCGCATGCTGGACAGCTGGGGCAGCTGGGCAAGCAACGGGGAGGGGTGAGCAGCGACTCGGCCAGCAAGTCGGCCAGCTTCTTTGCTCAGCTGAATAGCGAGATTGGCCAGTTCCACTATCCGACAATAAACGCTGCCGCCGCCTACGGCCATGGCCTGGATCAGCACCATCATCTtcaccatcatcagcagcagcagcagcatcagcattcgcatcagcatcagcatcacgGGGGTGGTGCCGGTGCCATCGGCAGTCCCTCGGCGATGATGAGCCAAATGATCGGTGGCAGTGGTAAGCTGTTGCCATTCAACAATCAGGCGAATGCCGTCTACGAGGTGCACGACTGGTGGCAGGAGCAGGTACTCTGCACCCAGACCAGCGACGACGAGATCTAG